A genome region from Maylandia zebra isolate NMK-2024a linkage group LG6, Mzebra_GT3a, whole genome shotgun sequence includes the following:
- the LOC101463673 gene encoding rheacalcin-1-like, with amino-acid sequence MGTGWFASSLLRELPFFCFSTTVMEEKMAWEEALEYCKETHTTLTSLTSETENLLTLKEIQQGTVTDRVWIGLCFLADRWLWVDGSPLIYEAWSVGDREHQCPGRNYCGAINKNGVWENLDCKEKLSFICV; translated from the coding sequence ATGGGGACGGGATGGTTTGCTTCCTCACTATTGAGAGAACTGCCCTTTTTCTGCTTCAGCACAACAGTGATGGAGGAGAAGATGGCTTGGGAGGAAGCATTGGAGTACTGTAAAGAGACACACACTACGCTCACAAGTCTGACCTCTGAGACCGAGAACCTTTTGACCCTGAAAGAGATCCAGCAGGGCACCGTCACCGATCGGGTGTGGATCGGGCTGTGCTTCCTGGCTGATCGCTGGCTGTGGGTGGACGGCAGCCCTCTGATATACGAGGCCTGGTCAGTAGGGGATCGGGAGCACCAGTGTCCAGGTCGAAATTACTGTGGAGCTATAAACAAAAACGGAGTGTGGGAGAATCTGGACTGCAAAGAGAAACTCAGTTTCATTTGCGTGTAA